In the genome of Methanococcoides burtonii DSM 6242, the window ATATGTTCTTTGGGAAGGTCGGGGAGATACTTGATGACAATGAGTTTGAGGTCTTTTCAGGCCTGTGGGAAAAGATAACTTCCAATCTTGAAGAGGATGATGGGAAATGAGCGAAGACGAATTAGCAGTTGAAAGTATAGGTAAATTATTCAGAAAATTCGCACTTCCTGCGGTCGTGGGATTCATTATCGGTGGTGTACAGATCACAATTGATGGCTATTTCATCGGTAATGGCGTTGGTACTCTTGGTCTCGCATCTGTGACACTTGTATATCCTTTGCTTATTGGTATGATCGCAACAGCCATGCTTATAGGCACTGGTGGTGCTTCACTCGTGGCCATCGAGCTTGGGAAGGGTAATCGCAAGCGTGCTCATCGTATCGCTTCTGATATGCTGCCTCTGATGTTTGTGCTAGGTACATTCTTTGCTATCCTGGGGCTATTCTTCACTGAACCGTTGCTCAGGATGGTGGGTGCTACAGGTACTGTTTTCGTTATGGCGAACGACTATCTCCGTATAATGTTCATAGGTTCGATCTGTCTCATTGCAGGAATAGGGCTTGATCCTCTTGTACGTAATGACGGCCGCCCTAACTTTGCCATGAAGATGATGGTTGTGGGTGCTATGACGAACGTTGTGCTTGATTATCTTTTCGTCATGTGCTGGGGCATGGGTATGCAGGGTGCGGCCATTGCTACTATTATCGCTTTTGCAGTATCAATGATCGCATTCGTGTCCTATTTCTTCAGCAGGTATGCACAGTTGAGGCTTTACCTTTCTGACATAAGCCCTGATATCAAAATAATTGCAGGCATATTGAAGACCGGTTTTCCGGCATTTGTCATGCAGGCATCCCTTGGAGTTCTTGTGCTGAGCTATAATTATATGCTCCTGAGATACGGTTCTGAAATTGCGGTCTCCTCTTATGGTGTCATCGAGTATTCGTTCGCTATCTTCTTCATGATATTCGAGGGTATCTCAGCCGGTGTGCAGCCGATAATCGGATTCAACCACGGCGCAAAACTTTACGACAGGGTGTACGTTGCTACCAAAATGGCTATTCTATCGTGTTTTTTAGTAGGGCTTTCAGGATTCATTCTGCTATACACTTTCCCGGAAACGATCATCCAGCTTTTCAATCGCAATGATCCCGAGTTGCTGGCAACAGCGGTTGAAGGCATGAGGATATTCATATTCGGTATCATCGTTGAAGGTGTCATCATTTCCGTGGCTGTCTATTACCAGTCAGTGAACAAGATAAAACCTTCATTATTCATCCATTTCGGCAAGATCTTCATCTTCATCCTTCCCTTGTTGTTCATACTGCCGAGATACTACGGTCTTACAGGTGTCTGGATGGCCGCTCCTGTGGGGATATATCTGATGCTCATAGTTGTGGGAGTCATGTTCCTGAAAGAGATAAAAATTCTCAAACACCCTCCTACAGAGGTCAATGAATGAAGTTTATAATGCTGCGATAAGGTCATGCAGAGATATGCCTTGTCGCATCATTGCATAAGATTAAATATGAAAAATGAGTTTAGAGATTGTTCCTTTTTGCGGGGGTTGCCCAGCCTGGCCAAAGGCGCAGGGCTTAGGACCTTATTCAAAGGGCTTCATAATATTTCCGATATACTCGCAAAATAGAAGGCGCAACATTAATATGTAGAAATATAGTTAATCATATCTCTCAGTGCGAGGGTTGCCCAGCCAGGTCAAAGGCGATGGGCTTAGGACCCATTTTCGTAGGAATTCGTGTGTTCGAATCACACCTCTCGCACCATCTTTTTTATATGTTTGTATCAAAATCGCATTTGAAGATGTATGTTACATTCAATATGAATATTAGAATTAAAGCTATTGTGATGAGTTCAATTTTCCCCTGACGGCTTGCCAGATGTATATAAAACTCTCTTGCTATTTTTTTTGACATGTAATTCGGAGTTCAAAGCTGACTCTTTATACAATAAATTAAGTATGTAGAAATCTTATTCTCCTCTCTAAATTCAATTTCCGTTTCCTAATGGTCAACTGATTTCGTGCACAAACAAGAAATCAAATCTATATATGTTGTTTATTCTTCTCAAACATATATTCATTAAACCAGCACTGCAGGAAAATATGCAAACTTGCATCTTTCAATCAATTTGTGGATTTACTTTGCTAGATGAAAACCCTTCCACGGTTTTAATTATGTATTCTGTAGATTCAAGTCAGATCTGCTGATGTCATGCAGTTATTGAGGTCTGCGTCCATTGGTACATGTACTTAATATCTTACTAATTCTGAAGATTCTAATAATTTAACTTAAAAGGGTTATTTGAAACACACACATGTCCAAAAAAAAGCTTCTCGTATTGAATTGGATCTGTTAAGATTATTATCAAATTTCCATATAGTTTCATATTGCCAATGATTAAGCACTTTCATTGAATCTGCAATATCTGTTTTTTCAGTTTTGATTTGAGTGACAAAACTAAATATGGGCGCATTATTATTTTAAACAGTAGCCGTGACAAGTCATCAATATGTCACGGTTTGTACCTTATTTTGGCAAATTTCAAATCGAAAACATTATTGTATATAAACATCACTACAAACATTTATATATTATAAATTTGCAGCAAATGTTTAAATAATAGAAGAGAATTGTATTATATGTGAATGATTTGTTCACAAATTCCATTCAAAAATTGAGGATTTGTCTAAATCTTAGATTTTTCTCAAATTGAATGGATATGTCTAAAAATTGAATGGATATATCTAAAAGGAGACTAAATATGACAAACGAAAATTTGTGTGCAGGTAGAAACAGGTATGATGGGGTTTCTATAGATTTCTTTTCTGATGCAGATCTGAGGGCAATAGATTCTGCAACCATGGATGTATTCCAGAATCCTGGTATACAGGTAAGTGATGCAGAATCAAGAGCACTTTTTAAAGAGGCAGGGTGTGATGTTAACGAAAAAACCATGGTTGTTAAAATACCAGAACATGTTGTCAGAAGGGCAATAATGACTGCACCTTCAAAAATAACACTTTATGGACGTGAAAAACAACACACATTTACACAGCAAGCTGGCGGAAAAGTTCACTACACATGTTTTGGTACTGGTGTTAAAATGTGTAAATATGAAGCGCCTGGTGTATTCAAGACTGTTGATTCTACTGAAGAGGATCTTGCAAATACTGCACGGGTTTGTGACTGGGCAGATAATATTGATTCTTATTCACTTGCTGTTTCTGCGAGAGATTGGGCGGGAAAAGGTGCTCAGGATGTACATGAAACATTCACACCACTTATGAACACATCTAAGCATTTCTTCCATATTGATCCAGTCGGCGAGAATGTTGAATATTACTGGGACATCTTAAAAGCATATTATGGCGGGGATGAAGAACAAGCACGAAGCAGGCCAATATTCTCTGAACTCTTGTGCCCAACAAGCCCCCTCAAGATCGGAACTAATGCCTGCCAATTAATTCTTAAAAGTGTCAACTTTGGAATCCCGATAAATGTTATAAGTATGGCAATGTCGGGTGCATCATGTCCAGTACATCTTGCAGGAACTCTTGTTACTCATAATGCAGAAGTTCTTTCAGGTATTGTTCTAGCACAGTTGGCATCACCTGGTGCAAAAGTCTGGTACGGTAGCTCGACCACAGCATTCGACCTGAAACATGGTACAGCACCTGTAGGCTCACCTGAGCTAGGTCTCATCAGTGCTGCAGTAGCAAAATTGGGTCAGTATTATGATCTGCCAACATATGTAGCTTCCACTTAGACTGATGCTAAAGTTCCTGATGGCCAAGCAGGTCATGAAAAAACCTTGACCAACCTCCTTCCTGCACTGGCTGGTGCAAATACGCTGTACGGTGCAGGTATGCTTGAACTTGGAATGACATTCTCAATGGAACAACTTATGATAGACAACGATATCATCTCGATGGGAAAGAAAGTCATGAAAGGAATTCCAGTAAACGATGAAACTCTTGGTCTAGCATCCATCCAGAAGGTAGGAATCGGTAACAATTTCCTTGCACACAAAGAAACCAGGGATAATATCAATCTTGTATCTTCTCCTGATATTTTTGACAGAGATATGTTCGGTGATTGGGCAGCAGCAGGTTCCAAAGATATTGCAACCGTTGCACACGAGAAAGTTACTGAAATATTGAAGAATCATGAGGTTACTCCAATCGATTCCGATCTTGTGAGAGATATGAAGGCTGTAGTGGACAGGGCAGATGCTGACTTCAGATCCAGCATGTAAATTGGACTATAATTATTACATAAAATAAAGGAGTTTTACTAATGGTTACACAGGATGAAATTAATGCAAAAGCAAAAGCTGCAGTCATGGATTTCGATGACGAGCTTGTTGAAGAGATTTGTGAAGAAGCAATCGAAGCAAAGGTTGATATGGTTTCCCTTATTCAGGACGGTCTTACTGCAGGTATGAACGAAGTGGGCGACCAGTTCGAACAGGGTACCCTTTTCCTTCCTCACGTCATTGCAGCATCTGAAGCAATGAGCGCTGGTGTTGCAATACTCACCCCTGTTCTTGAAGCACAGGGTGGATCTGTAAAATCAAAGGGAACAATCGTTATCGGTACCATCGAGGGTGACATTCACTCCATTGGTAAGGACATTGTCGCAACAATGCTCAAGATCGCTGGATTCAAGGTAGTTGACCTCGGCAGGGACGTTGCAATCGGAACATACGTAGATGCAGTGAAGGAACACAAGCCAATGATTGTTGGTTCTTCCGCACTCATGACCACAACAATGATCCTTCAGATGAACATCGAAGAACAGCTTAAGGAAGCTGGAATTCGTGACTCTGTCATGACCATGGTCGGTGGCGCACCTGTCACACAGGACTGGGCAGACAAGATCGGCTCAGACATCTACGCAGAAAACGCAACAGATGCTGTTGTTAAATGTAATGCATCTGCTGAGTAAATAAGAAAATATGCATCTATTAATGATGCATTTTTTCTTCTATCAACTTGATGACACCACCGCCTTTACAACTTCCTTTATTTGTCTTTTGAGAAACTGATTTCCCAATTCGAAAATAGATCAAAGAATTCGCCATGCGGTGGCGTTTATCATTTTGAAATTATTGTATTTCTAATAATAAAGGAGATGATTCTCTTTGGACATAATTGCTCTAAAAAAATTAGAAAATAAAAGGAAAATGAACAAAGGTTATCTGTGGGCTCTTTTCTGTGCAATCTTGTGGGGTATGTGGTATATTCCAGGTACAATTATCTGGGCAGTACCACCATTTGATTCAATGTGGGTAGCAATCGAGGCAACAAATGGTGCTTCAATGGCAACAGTTATAGTTGCTATTTTGATATCTGCATTCAATGCGGCGACCGTTCTTCTTGCACTATTCGTGTGGAACGCTGTGCTTGGTAAGTTTGGTGAAATGAAAAGAACATTAAGGGAGTTCCGCCCGTGCAGTAAATGGTTCTTCATGGCATCCATCTTCGGTGGACCTGTCGCTATACTTGGTTCATTTATCGCAATGGGTTTCATTGGAGCAGGATTTGCAGCAGTTGCTGCGTTGGGCTATCCTGTGGTTGGTTCCATCCTTGCAAGGCAATGGTATGGTGAACAGATTTCCAAGAGGACTTGGTTAGGTATCCTTGTCATTATTGGTGGTGGTTTTGTTATCTTCGTCGGTGGAGCAATCGCTGAGCTTCAAGCTGGTGATGCCAGATATCTTGGATACATAGGTGGTCTGATGGCTGCACTAGGATGGGGTATTGAAGGTGCAATTGCGGGTAAAGGGCTTGACATCGCCGAGCCTGATGTAGGTCTCACACTCAGGTTCCTTGGTGAGAACATTATCTGGTGGATCATTATCGTACCTGTAGTTGCACTTGCTGGGTATCCAATCTTCGAGTATGCAATTGCAGCACTGAATCCACTGTCAATACTTGTGCTTTCATTTGCAGGTATCGCTTTTGGTTTCTGCTACGTTGCCTGGTACAAGTCATTCCCACTAGTTGGTGTAGCAAGGGGGCAGGGTATTGGTAACCTCTACGGTCTTTGTTCCGTGATCTTCCTTTACCTGTTCGTTGCACAGGTTCCATCATGGACCGTAATTGTCGGTGGTGCACTTTGTATACTCGGTAGCTTTGTAATGATGTTTGAAGAAACAGAATCAGAATCTGTGAGAGGTGACTAATATGGCTGGACAACGTCCAATAAAATTTAGGTTGCTTGAGCTATTCTCTGATGAGAAAGAACACTGGAACAATGAGATCGTTGTACAGATGCAGAAAGAATACAACATGAACAACAACTTTGGTAGGGATTCGATAAACTTCGATATCATTGAGTTGGCTTCAGGTGGTATGCTTAGATCAGTACAATCAAAAGTAGATGAGGAAGGCATATACAAGAAAGGTTTCCTCTTGCATAAGTATGTGATAACAGACTTCGGAAAGGTTCGTGCAGCTGATGCATGTCTGGAGTACATCTAAGGAGGTTTGAATATGGGAGTAATAAACGACTACATGGTGGGCTACTATGGTGAAAGCTTTGACATGACCCTTGCTCCAGTACCAGCAGCAGAATATACTTGGATGCTCGCGATCATTATTCTTGCTTTGATCGGATTGTGGCAAGCAAGGACATTCGTGTCACAATTTTAAAAAATTAATTTAATAAAGGCGAATTTTCTCTCCAACTCATTCGCCTTTATTTCGTTTTTTATTTATTTAAGCATGTATGGATTGGTATTATAAAATTGGCTAGTCAGCTCTAAAAATACAAGGGTTGTGGATTAACTTTTATTAATATGTGGAATGTTGTTGATATTATGCAAAAAGGAATAAAAGGCTATATGAGTGGCAGACTATGTTTTCTCACAAAAGAAGATTGTAAAGAAATTCACGACACATCCGTTGATATTTTGGGGGAGTGTGGGGTTAAAATCGAATCAGAATATGCTTTAGATAAACTAAGTGATTTTGGATGTATTGTAAATCGGAAAAATTCAATTGTTAAATTTCCAAAATATGTTATTGATGACTGTCTACGGTATGCCCCACGTTCAATAAAATTATATGGGAGGGCATCAAAATATGATATTAAAATCGAATCTGGAAGAACTTATACATCAACAGCTTCTGGTTATGGAATAATTGATCGGAATAAAAAAATAGCTAGAGATGGCATCTTAAATGATGTTGCAGAAGGAACTTTAGTTGCAGAAAATTTAGACAATATTCATTCCGTTATACCTTTTTTAACAGGAGTTCATGACGTTCCTTCTGAAATAGCGAGTCCTATTATTTTAGGTGAGACCTTTAAGAACACAAACAAGACTGTTGAATTCTATCTAACTGGTGGTTCAAATATTAGCTCCACATTAAAAGACATGGATAATGTTATTAAATTATCTAAAATTGTGGCTGGAAGCACTTTTGAATTACGTAAAAAACCATTTTTAATGTTTTTAATCAGCTCAATATCTCCTTTAACCTACACGGAAGATCAAAGTCGGATTTTGTTCAGGACGGTGGAAGAAGGTTTACCACTTGTAATAATGCCTGCAATTTTATCTGGAATGACAGGTCCTGTAACGATTGCTGGAACTCTGGTACAAAGTAATGCAGAATTTTTAGCAGGGTTAGTGATGGCGAATTCAATGAAAAAAGGTGCTCCAGTTATGTATGGGCATAGCAACACAATTTTAGACATGCATACGGGTATTTACTCGGGTGGAGCTGTTGAGATGGGGTTAATTAGTGCTTGTATTGCTCAAATGGGTGAATACTATGATATCCCCACAAATTCATATTGTCCCAAATCTGATTCACACATCTCTGACCAACAAGTTGGATACGAAAAAGCGATTCAATGGATTTTAGGTTCATTAAGTGGAGTTAGCTATTTGTCTGGAGCAGGATGTGTTACAAGTGAATCTCTAGTTTCTCTTGAACAGTTAGTTATAGACAATGAAGTTATTGGAATGGTTAATAGGGTTAATGATGGAATTAACATTACAGAAGAAACTCTTGCGGGGGATTTAATCAAGTATATTGGTCCTGGTGGCAATTACATGAAAACCAACCATACAACATTTTGGTTAAACTCAGAACATTTTAAGCCTAAGATCAGCCAAAAAGACTCATATACCCAGTGGTTGAATAATGAAGAAAAAGATATTGTGGATGTTGCTGCAATAAATGTTGAAAATATACTTGAAATTGAACAAAGCCCTGTGAACAATGATGTAATCAAAGACATCGATAATTTCCAGAATGAATTACTAAAAAATATAAACAACATCTGAAATTATAGAGGATATTATCAGACTCATACTGTTAATGTTCTAATAAATACTACTATCGTGAAAAAATAGCCACTGGATCTCAAATTTTAGAATATAACTTATTCTGGAATATCTACATCTGTCAATATAAGGCTTGTCAATTTGTTTCACTTGACAAAAAATCTTTTATATAATATATGTACTAATTGTTAAGTGTAATATCAAATGTTCCTTACAAAGCAGGTAAAATAGTGGTGATTTAGGCTACATTAATTAGTCCTCCCGACGGCTCCAAATCACGGGGTTAAAAGCCCCATTATTCTATTCTTATTGTCCTTTATAATAAAATATTATTTTTTAATATCTGTCACCAGATGTTTGTTCAAACCTATTGTACAGGTAGGTCAAACGATGTCTATATGGTGAAATCTTCGCATCATGCTCATCGTAATAGCCTTCAAAGCAATCAAAAAGAATACATGCCCTTATTGCAATGTCTATTAGATCAGGTTGTTCCGTAAAATGAGCCCCGGGCGTCGCTACTGGATATGGAGTTGAATTTGATGTTTGTTCATCTGTAAATCCTCCATAATCTTTGAAAAATCTACATTTTTTTTCTAAGGCATCACTATCATTGGAAAGACATAAATGATAAAAATTTGGAGATTTTGATAAATGATATTCAAACGTGCCTCCAATATACTCGACCATATGTTCAAGGACATTGTCTTTAGAGAATTCCGATAAACCTCGGAAACAGACGCAATATTTATAATATATTACAATAATTTTGTATTATGTCCTTAACAAACTTTGCTTTTAAAGAAGAGTACAAACGTCTTGAAAATCTCGGTGACAAGCTCTCTGAAATTGAATCTCTCATCGATTGGAAACCATTTCGTCCAATTATAGCAGAGATGTATATCAATAAAACAGAGTTCGGTGGCAGACCAAACGTTGATGAAATCGTCATGCTCAAAATGTTAGTATTGCAACAATGGCATGGACTATCTGACCCTGAACTTGAAAGACAAGCTACTGACAGAATTTCCTTTAGGAAATTCTTGGGTCATGTTAAATCAGAGATTTAACAGGAGTTGCAGATTATCAATCTGCAACAATTTCCTGCAAAAATTCCAGATCATACTACTGTTTGGGCATTTAGAGAACGAATTGCTCAATCAGGAAAAGAAGATGAAATCTGGAATGAAATGCAAAGACAACTTGATAAGAAAGGTTTGAGGATCAAACAAGGTATGATTCAGGATGCAACATTTATACATGCTGATCCAGGACATGCAAATCTTGATACTCCTCGTGGAAATGAAGCAAAGACCAGAAGATGTAAGGACGGTACATGGACAAAAAAGGCATCTAAGTCACATTTTGGATATAAACTACATACCATTGAAGATACCGAATATGATCTGATAAGGAGATATAGGACAACTACTGCCTCAGTTCATGATAGTCAGGTGGATCTTTCTGAAGAAGGCGAAGTTGTTTACAGAGATAGAGGTTACTTTGGTGCAATTTCAAAAGGATATGATGCAACTATGCAAAGGGGCGTGCGAGGTCATCCTATTGGTATTAGGGATAAGATGAGAAACAAAAGAATAAGCAGGAAAAGAGCAAAGGGAGAAAGACCTTATGCTGTTATCAAAAATGTGTTTACGTCAGGATTTGTAAGAGTAACAACGTTGGCAAGAGTAAATGTCAAAATGGCGATTACAGCATTCAGCTATAATCTCTATCAATTGAGGACAATAAGAAGAAAATCATTAGGATGAATAGCGGTAGCTATTCAAAAAAGTTGGAAAGTATATAAATAGATACTAGCAAACTGCTGGAAATAGAGAGAAAAGCTCAAAATTTTAGCTGGAAAAATTTGCTTTGAAAAAAATCAGCAGTTAATCGCAATTCTCTTTAGGCTAATTCCAGTCCGAAATTTTTTGAAAAAACACTTTAATCTTCGATACTAATTCCTAAATTTTGCCATTCGCGTAGGTACTTCTAATCAAATACATAGAATATGTATTATAATCTACCAATCTGTTTTTTTTGCGTTGATTTTATATACCATTTAATACCATCTATTACCATCAATAAAACCGTCTATTACCATCTATCGCCATGAGGATTATATGCCAAAAATCAACGACAAGAACCGAGTTCGGAAACGGCAAGTAAAATGTTTAAAATGTGGGTTTGAATTTTTAAGCCAAGTTGAATTTCCTCGCTGCAATAATCCAAACCAGAAATGCTCATCTCGAAAAGTGGTAGATCTAATCTCCGTTCCCACCCATTCGGAGCTATACTTTGTAAAAAATACTATTAATCAACTGATTGATTCTGTAGAAAATCTTACTCTAGATCAGCAAGTATTACAAAACAATATAGAATATCTTGCCAAGATTGATCAAAAATAATAACTGGTCCTGAGATGGCAATCTTCTCCTTCTACGGACCTCACTCATTTTACAATCTCTAATTGGACTACCACCCATTTAAATGGGTGGTAGTTCACTTTTTTAAAATATCGATTGTGTTGATTATATGACTTCATTTCTTTGAAAAATTAACTTTAACCTTCTTTCTAATAATGTTAAAGTTAAGTGCATCCAGAACCCCCTATCAGAGGTGTTATGGGGACTTAAGTTTAACAGAAATCTACTTATCTTTTACAATTAATATAAGTGTTAATGTTACCATCAATAGTCAACCTTGATATTGTCTTGAGAGATCAAGTGGATCACTTGACAATAGCTGAGTTTCATAAGCTCTTGGATGCTGCAGATCGGAAGCTGGGAACTTTGCAGAGATCTTCAATTCGTAATGCATATGTAAGGGATCGGAATAAGATATTGATGATAACAATGTGGGCTACTGGTGGCAGGGTCTCCGATGTTCTCTCCATCCATGAATCTGATATTGACTTTGAAGAAAAGACAATCAAATTCTTTGTATCAAAAAGGAAAAAGTGGCATACTATCAGTCTTGATAGTGATACAACACTACGATTATCAAACTATATCAGGACCTGGAATATATCTGGGTTGCTTTTCCAGAGTATCAATGGTTCAAAAAAAGCAATGATCCGTCAGAGTGTAAATTATATGCTGGATGATTATGCACAAATTGCAGGCATCAGATCTATCCATCCTCACCTTTTCAGGCATGGTTTAGCCACATACTTGCTCTCCAAAGGTGTTCCCATGGAAATCATAGCATACAGGTTGAAACATGCTAGTACAAGGACTACAGCAGCCTTCTATGCAAGGGTAACACCAGATATTGAGAGGCAATTAATCTCTGCATGTGTTCCGGATATTTTGGGAATGAGTTGAGAATAACATAAAACAACAACATCAAAACAAAGATCATTTTCTTCTAATTTTCTGCAAAGGTCTAATTCAACATTTGTATTACTGCTTTTTTCAATGATTTTATTTATGAATTCAACGATAGTTTGCTTGATATGCTTTTTAGTTTTTGATGAGGTTATGATCTTCAAGAGCCGTTCAGGTTCATTGTAGATCTCACTGTTATGAACCTGATTGAAAAGGGAGCTATGGATAACAAGGATTTTGTCAGGACTGAAAGCTTTTCTCTAAGGCTTAGACCTACTGGAGCAAGGAAGGTTACTGAAGAGTTTAATTCAGTGATGAATAGAAAAGTTGATTATAGGAAAAGAACAGCTCTTGGAGTTCTGTTCTTTTGGGGAAGGCAAGAGAGTTAAGTCATTATCTTGTTGGAAAGAGTAAAACGGTTGAGTTTGTCAATCCTGTTTATGCTGGAAAAGGGAATGATTCTGATTTTCTGAGAAGGAAAATCATTGATATATCTTATACATGGAAGGACACTGCCGTTTTTTGATTTTTGATTAGATTAATAGGTAGGACTACCTAAATCAAACAATTAATCATTCAATTAATTCCTTAAATCTTGAATCATCCCATAAGAGTTCGAAATCTTGATCATTCATAGCACTATTTTTATCGGAATCATCTAATTCGATTGATTTAGCCAACCTATAAAGCGCCTCTTCTTTATTGCCATTTTTAGAGAATATCGAAGCTGAAGCATACCAAGCATCATCATCATTTGGATCCATCTCAAGTGCTTTGTCATAACATTCTATCGCTTCATTGTATCTTTCAAGATAATAAAGCGCATTGCCCTTGTTATTCCAACATGAACTAAAATCTGGATATATCTCAAGTGTTTTATCATAGCACTCTATCGCTTCATTGTACCTTTCAAGATTACAAAGTGCATTGCCCTTGTTATTACAATACATACCAAAATCGGTGCTTATCTCAAGTGCTTTATCGTAGCACTCTATCGCTTCATCGTGCCTTTCAAGGTTACAAAGTGCATCGCCTTTGTTACCCCAATATGAACTAAAATCTGGATCTATCTCAATTGCTTTATCATAGCACTCTATCGCTTCATCGTACTTTTCAAGGTTACAAAGTGCATCGCCCTTGTTATTGCAATATGAACTAAAATCTGGATCTATCTCAATTGCTTTATCATAGCATTCTATCGCTTTATTGTACTTTTCAAGATTAAAATGTGCATTGCCCTTGTTATTCCAATACATATCAAAATCGGTACTCATCTCAATTGCTTTATCATAGCACTCTATCGCTTCATTGTACCTTTCAAGATTACAAAGTGCATCGCCCTTGTTATTGCAATATGAACTAAAATCTGGATCTATCTCAATTGCTTTATCATAGCACTCTATCGCTTCATCGTACTTTTCAAGGTTACAAAGTGCATCGCCCTTGTTATTGCAATATGAACTAAAATCTGGATCTATCTCAATTGCTTTATCATAGCACTCTATCGCTTCATCGTACCTTTCAAGGTTACAAAGTGCATTGCCCTTGTTATTCCAATACATATCAAAATCGGTGCTTATCTCAATTGCTTTATCATA includes:
- a CDS encoding MATE family efflux transporter, with translation MSEDELAVESIGKLFRKFALPAVVGFIIGGVQITIDGYFIGNGVGTLGLASVTLVYPLLIGMIATAMLIGTGGASLVAIELGKGNRKRAHRIASDMLPLMFVLGTFFAILGLFFTEPLLRMVGATGTVFVMANDYLRIMFIGSICLIAGIGLDPLVRNDGRPNFAMKMMVVGAMTNVVLDYLFVMCWGMGMQGAAIATIIAFAVSMIAFVSYFFSRYAQLRLYLSDISPDIKIIAGILKTGFPAFVMQASLGVLVLSYNYMLLRYGSEIAVSSYGVIEYSFAIFFMIFEGISAGVQPIIGFNHGAKLYDRVYVATKMAILSCFLVGLSGFILLYTFPETIIQLFNRNDPELLATAVEGMRIFIFGIIVEGVIISVAVYYQSVNKIKPSLFIHFGKIFIFILPLLFILPRYYGLTGVWMAAPVGIYLMLIVVGVMFLKEIKILKHPPTEVNE
- a CDS encoding corrinoid protein translates to MVTQDEINAKAKAAVMDFDDELVEEICEEAIEAKVDMVSLIQDGLTAGMNEVGDQFEQGTLFLPHVIAASEAMSAGVAILTPVLEAQGGSVKSKGTIVIGTIEGDIHSIGKDIVATMLKIAGFKVVDLGRDVAIGTYVDAVKEHKPMIVGSSALMTTTMILQMNIEEQLKEAGIRDSVMTMVGGAPVTQDWADKIGSDIYAENATDAVVKCNASAE
- a CDS encoding membrane protein yields the protein MDIIALKKLENKRKMNKGYLWALFCAILWGMWYIPGTIIWAVPPFDSMWVAIEATNGASMATVIVAILISAFNAATVLLALFVWNAVLGKFGEMKRTLREFRPCSKWFFMASIFGGPVAILGSFIAMGFIGAGFAAVAALGYPVVGSILARQWYGEQISKRTWLGILVIIGGGFVIFVGGAIAELQAGDARYLGYIGGLMAALGWGIEGAIAGKGLDIAEPDVGLTLRFLGENIIWWIIIVPVVALAGYPIFEYAIAALNPLSILVLSFAGIAFGFCYVAWYKSFPLVGVARGQGIGNLYGLCSVIFLYLFVAQVPSWTVIVGGALCILGSFVMMFEETESESVRGD
- a CDS encoding trimethylamine methyltransferase family protein — protein: MQKGIKGYMSGRLCFLTKEDCKEIHDTSVDILGECGVKIESEYALDKLSDFGCIVNRKNSIVKFPKYVIDDCLRYAPRSIKLYGRASKYDIKIESGRTYTSTASGYGIIDRNKKIARDGILNDVAEGTLVAENLDNIHSVIPFLTGVHDVPSEIASPIILGETFKNTNKTVEFYLTGGSNISSTLKDMDNVIKLSKIVAGSTFELRKKPFLMFLISSISPLTYTEDQSRILFRTVEEGLPLVIMPAILSGMTGPVTIAGTLVQSNAEFLAGLVMANSMKKGAPVMYGHSNTILDMHTGIYSGGAVEMGLISACIAQMGEYYDIPTNSYCPKSDSHISDQQVGYEKAIQWILGSLSGVSYLSGAGCVTSESLVSLEQLVIDNEVIGMVNRVNDGINITEETLAGDLIKYIGPGGNYMKTNHTTFWLNSEHFKPKISQKDSYTQWLNNEEKDIVDVAAINVENILEIEQSPVNNDVIKDIDNFQNELLKNINNI
- a CDS encoding tyrosine-type recombinase/integrase; protein product: MLPSIVNLDIVLRDQVDHLTIAEFHKLLDAADRKLGTLQRSSIRNAYVRDRNKILMITMWATGGRVSDVLSIHESDIDFEEKTIKFFVSKRKKWHTISLDSDTTLRLSNYIRTWNISGLLFQSINGSKKAMIRQSVNYMLDDYAQIAGIRSIHPHLFRHGLATYLLSKGVPMEIIAYRLKHASTRTTAAFYARVTPDIERQLISACVPDILGMS
- a CDS encoding tetratricopeptide repeat protein is translated as MTLLIGDKGNVDFDNPILMNKEQQQNFLDFMSEMFHPITIEENVAFRINRLGDQIFQRKWDDKEEYAVLLDVTMDTNEVCTKLGRTWMSVNIKRGQALPDLMRWAESKGTDLTKGDIRNIVEKYLKEKKEISRLNRKIARDKRKRTEKELDVIRREIERCKTMINSLERRKNTNLEFDSDAATIFLNIEKIVNLELDYYTKALEHNPDNDSYWSNKGDALCNLEKYDEAIGCYDKAIEISTDFDMYWNNKGNALCNLERYDEAIECYDKAIEIDPDFSSYCNNKGDALCNLEKYDEAIECYDKAIEIDPDFSSYCNNKGDALCNLERYNEAIECYDKAIEMSTDFDMYWNNKGNAHFNLEKYNKAIECYDKAIEIDPDFSSYCNNKGDALCNLEKYDEAIECYDKAIEIDPDFSSYWGNKGDALCNLERHDEAIECYDKALEISTDFGMYCNNKGNALCNLERYNEAIECYDKTLEIYPDFSSCWNNKGNALYYLERYNEAIECYDKALEMDPNDDDAWYASASIFSKNGNKEEALYRLAKSIELDDSDKNSAMNDQDFELLWDDSRFKELIE